The Tolypothrix sp. PCC 7712 region ACAAGAAGTAATATTCCCCTTTTTTAACTACTTTCATAAAATGTTCGTATCGCATTTTTGTTAGACTGCCGTCTTCAAAGCAGATGGTAAAAAAGTTTTCATCCATTTCACAGTATCTACTTTGAAAATTTAAGGCAGATGTTCTTCCCTGCAAACGCATCCACAGAGGTACAGACAAAAAATAGGCTATTAAACCTAAGAAATATATCAACCACCAATCAAATCTTTGCAGGATTACCGCTAGAACTATATTAATTGATGTTAAAATCAACAAGATGATGAAGAAAACTTTCATGCGTTTATAATAATCGGTCGCAATAATCCCTCGTAATTCTTTAGCACTAATTTGAAAAGTTTTAGTTTTAATCTGCATAGTTGGTTTCGTATTGATGATTTGTTATCCTGATACTCTTGTCTGCTTTTAAATATCTGCCACAATAGGTAATACAACACGAGAAGTCGCCTCATTTCCGCAACTCACAGTTAAAGTAATAATTTGTGCATTTAGTAAAATTTCGCTACTATTTATTGCACTATTCCCAGAATTCATGGAGTAGGCGGGAAAACAAGCAACGCTCAAACTCAGACGTAAAGCATTACCTTTAGCTATTCGCACACAAGTGGCTTGTAGTTGAATTTTGGTCGGGGGTTTTGCGCCTTCTCGACAATGCACATATCCTTGAGTGATATTATATACTTGCCCATCAGGATGAACTTCGGACAGCACTGCACACAAATCATAACTTGGTTGATCGGCGTTGCAAAAGATTTCTACTATGACATCCCCTGCTAAATGCAAGTCTGTCTCTAGTGGTTCAGTAGTGTAAGTTAATACATCAGAGCGTAAA contains the following coding sequences:
- a CDS encoding YcxB family protein: MQIKTKTFQISAKELRGIIATDYYKRMKVFFIILLILTSINIVLAVILQRFDWWLIYFLGLIAYFLSVPLWMRLQGRTSALNFQSRYCEMDENFFTICFEDGSLTKMRYEHFMKVVKKGEYYFLYITKAQFHYLPVAAFESEKDIHRFDLFLEGKQLIKLW